A single genomic interval of Oryza sativa Japonica Group chromosome 7, ASM3414082v1 harbors:
- the LOC136357527 gene encoding uncharacterized protein, giving the protein MATQGWCANRLHDWLKTNPGKGPTDCRKKLEEKYEIKLKYSKAWSGMKKAIDQIHGTYEESFQLLFNWKVALQNKSPGTIVEIELQKVGKKMCFKRIFVALKPCIDGFLAGCRPYIGVDATRLTGKYTGQLASATAVDGHNWLYYVAYAVFDSETDDNWLWFMQQLNKAIGDTEGLVISTDACKGLDKACKAFKKVEHRECMRHLYANFMKKYQGPVFTDHLYPAARCYTEDKFQWHLKHIWDVRPDAIEFLEKHHSRIWYRCGFSELSKCDYLTNNVSESFNNQIKGLKGLLLHELVDSIREMIMEKFALRRDCASKMDDEILPSVMKELNTATSNLKVVKVARSDHGFAEVTMVESDNSTQRHIVDLDNQNCSCRVWQVTGKPCKHALAWICSNRGKIQDFVHPYYSVQYFRAAYAGRIQPMTDRSQWPSVDLEFKVHPPRLRRGAGRPRVQRIRGCLEPGRKKVKCKRCNQFEHFEKTCKLAEPLCEDDMATEETPRKRRRPSNVNAEASSSAPNKKKHETPKKKRTPQKRRVLASSSAPPRTAPRRLSDWFEGSQPTNPA; this is encoded by the exons ATGGCTACTCAAGGCTGGTGTGCAAACAGGCTACATGATTGGCTCAAGACCAATCCTGGCAAGGGACCAACTGATTGTAGGAAGAAGCTTGAAGAAAAATACGAGATCAAGCTGAAATACTCCAAAGCATGGTCTGGTATGAAGAAGGCAATTGACCAGATCCATGGTACATATGAAGAAAGCTTCCAGCTTCTTTTCAACTGGAAGGTTGCACTGCAGAACAAGTCACCAGGTACAATTGTAGAGATTGAGTTGCAGAAAGTAGGCAAGAAGATGTGCTTTAAGAGAATTTTTGTTGCATTGAAACCTTGCATAGATGGATTTTTGGCTGGATGTAGACCTTACATAGGTGTAGATGCAACTAGATTAACTGGTAAATACACTGGACAGCTAGCTTCAGCCACTGCTGTAGATGGACATAACTGGTTGTATTATGTAGCATATGCTGTGTTTGACTCAGAAACAGATGATAATTGGCTTTGGTTTATGCAACAACTAAATAAGGCCATAGGAGACACAGAGGGTTTAGTTATTTCTACAGATGCATGTAAGGGTTTAGACAAAGCATGTAAGGCTTTCAAGAAGGTAGAGCATAGAGAATGCATGAGGCATCTCTATGCTAATTTCATGAAGAAGTACCAAGGGCCAGTGTTCACTGATCATCTGTATCCAGCTGCTAGATGCTATACTGAGGATAAGTTTCAGTGGCATTTGAAGCATATATGGGATGTCAGGCCTGATGCAATAGAGTTCCTAGAGAAACACCACTCAAGGATTTGGTATAGATGTGGATTTTCagaacttagcaagtgtgattACCTGACAAATAATGTTTCAGAGAGTTTCAACAACCAGATCAAGGGCTTAAAAGGTTTGCTCTTACATGAGTTGGTTGATTCCATCAGAGAAATGATCATGGAGAAATTTGCACTTAGAAGAGATTGTGCCAGCAAGATGGATGATGAAATCCTGCCAAGTGTCATGAAGGAGCTAAACACTGCAACTAGTAATTTGAAGGTGGTTAAGGTGGCCAGAAGTGACCATGGGTTTGCTGAAGTCACAATGGTTGAGAGTGATAACAGCACCCAGAGGCACATTGTGGACTTGGACAACCAAAATTGTTCTTGTAGGGTATGGCAGGTCACTGGAAAACCTTGCAAGCATGCATTGGCTTGGatatgcagcaacaggggcaagATTCAGGACTTTGTGCATCCATATTACAGTGTCCAGTACTTTAGAGCAGCTTATGCAGGGAGGATTCAACCCATGACTGATAGGTCACAATGGCCTTCAGTTGATCTTGAGTTCAAAGTGCATCCTCCAAGACTAAGAAGAGGAGCTGGCAGGCCTAGAGTGCAAAGGATAAGGGGCTGTCTTGAGCCTGGGAGAAAGAAGGTGAAATGCAAGAGATGCAACCAGTTTGAGCACTTTGAGAAAACATGCAAACTGGCTGAACCACTATGTGAAGATGACATGGCTACTGAAGAAACACCCAGGAAAAG GAGGAGGCCATCTAATGTGAATGCTGAAGCTAGCTCATCAGCACCAAATAAGAAGAAACATGAAACTCCAAAGAAGAAGCGAACACCACAAAAGAGGAGAGTTCTTGCTTCTTCCAGTGCTCCACCAAGAACTGCTCCTAGAAGGCTATCAGATTGGTTTGAAGGGTCTCAACCAACCAACCCAGCTTGA
- the LOC4343258 gene encoding myricetin 3-O-rhamnoside 1,2-glucosyltransferase UGT709G2: MAAAAAAAHVLVFPAPGQGHINCMMHFATGLVGAGLHVTFLHTDHSLRRLGGAAAAGGADSPRLRFMSIPDGLPDDHPRAVGDIVELLESLRTNGSVPYRSLLASLVRAGDDGASSGGFPPVTCVVADGSMPFAADVAEEIGVPSLVFRTASACSVLAYLSVDRLFELGEVVLFPADGDLDEPVRGVPGMESFLRRRDLPGNFRNCTEDQNDPIVQMLIEVTAHSRGARAVVLNTAASMEGPALAHVAPRMRDVFAIGPLHAMFPVPAAAGSLWRADDGCVAWLDGQPDRSVVYVSLGSFAVISLEQFTEFLHGLVAAGYPFLWVLRPDMVGASQSAGALREAVAAAEKNNKARVVGWAPQRDVLRHRAVGCFLTHAGWNSTLEAAGEGVPTVCWPFFADQQINSRFVGAVWGTGLDMKDVCDAAVVERMVREAMESGEIRASAQALAREVRQDVADGGSSAAEFERLVGFIKELSNQHDGQFIQA; this comes from the coding sequence atggcggcggcagcggcggcggcgcacgtgcTCGTCTTCCCGGCGCCCGGGCAGGGCCACATCAACTGCATGATGCACTTCGCCAccggcctcgtcggcgccggtcTTCACGTCACCTTCCTCCACACCGACCacagcctccgccgcctcggtggcgccgcggccgccggcggcgccgactcGCCGCGGCTCCGGTTCATGTCCATCCCCGACGGCCTCCCCGACGACCACCCGCGCGCCGTCGGCGACATCGTGGAGCTCCTCGAGTCGCTGCGGACCAACGGCAGCGTCCCGTACCGCTCCTTGCTCGCTTCGCTCGTACGCGCAGGGGACGACGGCGCCTCCTCCGGCGGCTTCCCTCCGGTGACctgcgtcgtcgccgacggcagcatgccgttcgccgccgacgtcgccgaggAGATCGGCGTCCCGTCGCTGGTCTTCCGCACGGCCAGCGCGTGCAGCGTACTGGCCTACTTGTCAGTCGACAGGCTGTTCGAGCTCGGTGAGGTCGTCCTGTTCCCGGCCGACGGCGACCTCGACGAGCCGGTGCGCGGCGTTCCGGGCATGGAGAGCTTCCTGCGCCGGCGAGATCTTCCTGGCAACTTCCGGAACTGCACCGAGGACCAGAACGACCCCATCGTGCAGATGCTCATCGAGGTCACCGCGCAcagccgcggggcgcgggcGGTCGTGCTCAACACGGCCGCGTCCATGGAGGGGCCAGCGCTCGCGCACGTCGCGCCGCGCATGCGCGACGTCTTCGCCATCGGCCCTCTCCACGCCATGTTCCCGGTGCCGGCGGCCGCGGGCAGCCTGTGGCGCGCGGACGACGGCTGCGTGGCGTGGCTCGACGGGCAGCCGGACCGATCAGTCGTGTACGTGAGCCTAGGCAGCTTCGCCGTCATCTCGCTGGAGCAGTTCACGGAGTTCCTCCAcgggctcgtcgccgccggctacCCATTCCTCTGGGTGCTCCGGCCGGACATGGTCGGGGCGAGTCAGAGCGCCGGCGCCCTCCGCGaagccgtcgcggcggcggagaagaacAACAAGGCGCGCGTCGTGGGGTGGGCGCCGCAGCGGGACGTGCTGCGCCACCGCGCCGTGGGGTGCTTCCTGACGCACGCCGGGTGGAACTCGACGCtggaggccgccggcgagggcgtgCCGACGGTGTGCTGGCCGTTCTTCGCCGACCAGCAGATCAACAGCCGGTTCGTCGGCGCCGTGTGGGGGACGGGGCTGGACATGAAGGACGTgtgcgacgccgccgtcgtggagAGGATGGTGAGGGAGGCGATGGAGTCCGGCGAGATCAGGGCGTCGGCGCAGGCGCTGGCGCGCGAGGTGAGGCAGGACGTCGCCGATGgcggctcgtcggcggcggagttCGAGCGGCTCGTCGGGTTCATCAAGGAGCTCAGCAATCAGCATGATGGACAGTTCATACAAGCTTAA